The following are from one region of the Nicotiana tomentosiformis chromosome 7, ASM39032v3, whole genome shotgun sequence genome:
- the LOC138895784 gene encoding uncharacterized protein, with product MLKQVHVSLPFTEVLSQIPYYAKFLKEILTKKRKVEETSVVKLIERCSEILQNKLPQKCGDPGSFTISCSLGTINFDKSLCDSDASINLMPLSIYRKLEKDMGKIRSAPISLQLADQIAITPEGIVEDMLVRVDKLVFPKDIIVINMEENKEVPLLLGRPFLAMGRAILDINERNLMLRVREETVTFKMDGAKGSQKEKPVASVEWKVKGSKEKAGVNEKEKCGVYPKKAENKLSA from the coding sequence atgctgaaacaggttcatgtaagcttaccattcacagaagtgctctcacaaattccttattatgctaaattcttgaaagagatccttacgaagaagaggaaagtagaggagacctcagtggtcaagctcatagAGCGTTGCAGTgagatattgcaaaataaactcccacaaaagtgtggagatccagggagttttactatatcttgctctttaggaactattaattttgataaatccttATGTGATTCTGATgcttcaattaatttaatgcctctatctatctaTAGAAAACTGGAGAAAGATATGGGAaagataaggtctgcacccatatcattgcagctggcagaccaaataGCTATAACACCCGAAGGGATAGTGGAAGAtatgttagttcgggtggataagttagTATTTCCTAAGGATATTATAGTGATAaatatggaggaaaacaaggaggtccccctcctcctaggaagaccattcttagcgatgGGTAGAGCTATATTAGATATTAATGAGAGAAACCTCATGCTTAGAGTGcgtgaggagactgtgacttttaaGATGGACGGAGCAAAGGGATCACAAAAGGAAAAACCAGTtgcgagtgttgagtggaaagtgaagggatCGAAAGAGAAGGCTGGAGTGAACGAGAAAgaaaagtgtggggtgtaccccaagaaggctgagaataAGCTATCGGCATAG
- the LOC104108279 gene encoding uncharacterized protein: MAVGMNIKELLVIGDYDLLIHHIQGEWTTMNVKILPYLHCVKDFCKKFTKIEFKHNHRIQNEFADTLATFSSMMQHPDKNYIDPIEIVVRDQHAYCFHVDEDSDGNPWYYDIKRFFEIREYLENATNGQK; the protein is encoded by the coding sequence ATGGCAGTCGGCATGAACATCAAGGAGCTTCTAGTAATAGGAGATTATGAtttgttgatacatcatataCAAGGAGAATGGACTACCATGAATGTCAAGATCCTTCCATACCTGCATTGCGTAAAGGATTtttgcaagaagttcacaaagattgagttcaaACATAATCATAGGATCCAGAACGAGTTCGCCGACACCCTTGCAACCTTCTCATCCATGATGCAACATCCAGATAAGAATTACATCGACCCTATTGAGATAGTGGTCCGGGATCAACATGCGTACTGTTTCCATGTAGATGAAGATTCGGATGGTAATCCATGGTACTACGACATCAAAAGGTTCTTTGAAATAAGAGAGTACCTAGAGAATGCCACCAATGGTCAGAAGTGA
- the LOC104108280 gene encoding uncharacterized protein gives MNGSVEAANKNIKKILQKMVDNHMQWHEKFSFALLGYRAIMRTSIGATPYMLEQLMLINEKRMDAVCHGQLYESRIASAFKKKVKPQKFTPGQLDLKKLSHHQEEAKGKFAPNWQGPYVVYRILSGGALILAEMEGRISIKPINSDAIKKYRI, from the exons ATGAATGGATCAGTTGAAGCagccaacaaaaacatcaaaaaGATCCTACAAAAGATGGTGGACAACCATATGCAGTGGCACGAGAAGTTTTCCTTTGCCTTGCTAGGTTATCGGGCAATCATGAGAACATCCATTGGGGCAACGCCATACATGCTG GAACAACTCATGCTCATTAACGAGAAGAGAATGGACGCAGTGTGCCATGGTCAACTGTATGAAAGTAGGATAGCCAGTGCATTCAAGAAGAAGGTGAAACCTCAAAAATTTACACCGGGGCAGTTGGATTTGAAGAAACTATCCCATCATCAGGAAGAAGCCAAGGGAAAGTTCGCaccaaattggcaaggtccttacgtggtcTATCGAATATTGTCGGGAGGAGCTCTGATCCTAGCAGAGATGGAGGGAAGAATAAGCATcaagcctatcaactcagatgcaatCAAGAAATACCGCATTTGA
- the LOC138895785 gene encoding uncharacterized protein, giving the protein MNGAVEAANKNIKRILRKVVDNHRKWHEKLSFALLGYRTTMRTSIGATPYMLVYGIEAVIPTVVEIPSLTIIQEAKLDDAEWIWVRQEQLMLIEEKRMDTPCHGQLYQNRMSSAFNKRVRPCQFTPGRLVLKKIFPHQEEAKGKFAPNWQGPYVVQRWTEESAQSLSSQMQSRDTTFEDSRFRFWL; this is encoded by the coding sequence ATGAATGGAGCAGTTGAAGCAGCTAACAAAAACATCAAAAGGATTTTACGAAAAGTAGTGGATAATCATAGGAAATGGCATGAGAAGTTATCCTTTGCCTTGTTAGGTTATCGAaccaccatgagaacatccaTTGGGGCTACtccatacatgttggtatatggcaTTGAAGCTGTGATACCCACAGTGGTCGAGATACCGTCCTTGACAATCATTCAGGAAGCCAAGTTAGATGACGCAGAATGGATATGGGTCAGGcaggagcaactcatgctcattgaaGAGAAGAGAATGGATACACCGTGCCATGGTCAGTTGTATCAAAATAGGATGTCCAGTGCATTCAACAAGAGGGTGAGACCTTGTCAATTTACACCAGGGCGGTTGGTTTTGAAGAAGATATTCCctcatcaagaagaagccaaggGAAAGTTTGCgccaaattggcaaggtccttacgtggtccAGAGATGGACAGAAGAGTCAGCACAAAGCCTATCAAGTCAgatgcaatcaagagatactacattTGAAGATAGTAGATTTAGGTTTTGGTTGTAA